One window of the Esox lucius isolate fEsoLuc1 chromosome 8, fEsoLuc1.pri, whole genome shotgun sequence genome contains the following:
- the LOC105025345 gene encoding uncharacterized protein C2orf72, translated as MACLTDTNDTPQHPEDIEFQHILSQIGGKEKIFLVSDAFKSDQVDESSGVLQELIQDMFHSGCTENLHKSPANNNGRVYSSTNGQEDTASDKNSTRETVIDCINLPQAQGNETLVSTRPKDLKLSAKPVGEDQGPPRLNGEVTMTKTSIMNSCGRKRIIDSPVIIFIFRHECFSGSGNAICLKEILKDVRARTKRASVRPALLGLVRSKGESNETRESVGLLERLLRSVFREHPPEAIWVGHFIPKSEDKMLAIKKYACKAIHSSKSSDSFGRNSFFRQFQCLLWPRRRNSGQANNTSTNRQKGDTGSAEEGIPLKTGVLSAEDQADSGHNS; from the exons ATGGCTTGCCTGACCGACACTAATGATACACCGCAGCACCCCGAAGACATCGAATTTCAGCATATACTCAGTCAAATTGGAGGTAAAGAGAAGATATTCTTGGTAAGTGATGCGTTCAAATCAGACCAGGTGGACGAAAGCAGTGGGGTATTGCAGGAGTTAATTCAGGACATGTTTCATAGCGGCTGCACTGAAAACCTCCACAAAAGCCCTGCCAACAATAATGGACGGGTTTATTCTTCTACAAATGGTCAAGAGGATACTGCAAGTGACAAGAATAGTACACGAGAGACAGTCATCGACTGCATTAATTTGCCTCAAGCCCAAGGGAACGAAACACTTGTGTCAACCAGGCCAAAGGATTTAAAATTGAGTGCCAAGCCTGTGGGGGAGGATCAAGGACCTCCAAGGCTCAATGGAGAAGTTACAATGACTAAAACCTCAATCATGAACAGTTGTGGACGAAAGAGGATAATCGACTCGCCTGTCATAATATTCATATTCAGACATGAGTGTTTCAGTGGCAGTGGGAACGCAATTTGCCTAAAAGAAATTCTGAAGGACGTTAGGGCACGTACTAAACGTGCTAGTGTCCGCCCAGCTCTACTCGGGTTAGTGCGTTCAAAAGGTGAGAGCAACGAGACGCGTGAATCTGTGGGACTTCTAGAGCGTTTGCTCCGTTCAGTGTTTCGTGAACATCCCCCAGAAGCCATCTGGGTTGGGCATTTCATTCCCAAATCGGAGGATAAGATGCTGGCCATCAAGAAGTATGCCTGCAAAGCCATTCATTCGTCTAAATCCTCAG ATAGTTTTGGGAGGAACAGCTTTTTCCGGCAATTCCAATGTTTGCTTTGGCCTAGAAGAAGAAACAGTGGCCAGGCCAACAACACGTCAACAAACAGGCAAAAGG GTGACACAGGAAGCGCAGAAGAAGGTATCCCTCTGAAGACTGGTGTATTGTCGGCTGAAGATCAGGCAGACTCAGGACATAACTCATAG